One genomic window of Rhizomicrobium sp. includes the following:
- the msrB gene encoding peptide-methionine (R)-S-oxide reductase MsrB: protein MPDYKRDEAAIARLSPEQYRVTQKNGTERPFENAFWDARDPGLYVDIVSGEPLFASADKFDSGCGWPSFTKPVAGGKVVERSDTTLGMRRTEVRSGGADSHLGHVFDDGPEEAGGLRYCINSAALRFVPLADLEKEGYGDYLKLFTAENWRQT, encoded by the coding sequence ATGCCGGACTACAAGCGAGACGAGGCCGCCATCGCGCGCCTTTCGCCGGAGCAATATCGCGTCACGCAGAAAAACGGCACCGAGCGGCCGTTCGAGAACGCGTTCTGGGACGCCAGGGATCCGGGTCTCTATGTCGACATCGTGTCGGGCGAGCCCTTGTTCGCGTCGGCGGACAAGTTCGACAGCGGCTGCGGCTGGCCGAGCTTCACCAAGCCGGTCGCCGGCGGCAAGGTCGTCGAGCGCTCGGACACCACGCTCGGCATGCGCCGCACCGAAGTCCGCTCGGGCGGCGCCGACAGCCATCTCGGCCATGTGTTCGACGACGGGCCCGAGGAGGCGGGCGGCCTGCGCTATTGCATCAATTCCGCCGCGCTGCGCTTCGTGCCCCTCGCCGACCTTGAGAAGGAAGGCTATGGCGACTATCTGAAGCTGTTCACGGCCGAAAACTGGAGGCAGACATGA
- the msrA gene encoding peptide-methionine (S)-S-oxide reductase MsrA — protein sequence MSEERAILAGGCFWGVQDLLRKYPGVISTRVGYSGGDTPNATYRNHGDHAEAVEIVFDPAKIGYRNLLEFFFQIHDPTTVDRQGNDRGRSYRSAIFYTNDEQKRVALDTIADVEASGLWPGKVVTEVKPAGAFWEAEPEHQDYLVKFPSGYTCHFVRKDWVLPHRNAGKLSSAAE from the coding sequence ATGAGCGAAGAACGGGCCATTCTGGCGGGCGGATGCTTTTGGGGCGTGCAGGATCTCTTGCGCAAATATCCCGGCGTGATCTCCACGCGCGTCGGCTACAGCGGCGGCGACACGCCGAACGCGACCTACCGCAACCACGGCGACCACGCCGAAGCGGTCGAGATCGTCTTCGATCCGGCGAAGATCGGTTATCGCAATCTCCTGGAATTCTTCTTCCAGATTCACGATCCCACGACGGTGGATCGCCAGGGCAATGATCGGGGCCGCAGCTATCGCTCCGCGATCTTCTATACGAACGACGAGCAGAAGCGCGTCGCGCTGGACACCATCGCCGATGTCGAAGCCTCCGGCTTGTGGCCGGGCAAGGTCGTGACGGAGGTCAAGCCGGCCGGCGCGTTCTGGGAGGCCGAGCCGGAGCACCAGGACTATCTCGTGAAATTTCCCAGTGGCTACACCTGCCACTTCGTCCGCAAGGATTGGGTCCTGCCGCATCGCAACGCCGGAAAGCTCAGCAGCGCGGCCGAGTGA
- a CDS encoding EAL domain-containing protein: MSLHPDEERRLAALDEYGINEALAEPGFERLVQLAANVFEVPIALVSLVEAERQFFAARIGLDVCETSRDVSFCAHAIRGDDIMVVPDATQDDRFRENPLVTGAPHIRFYAGAPLRTPSGEKIGTLCIIDTKPHAAFSDAEHRNLGDLAALVLDKLEMRRLELARRESQNRFENIAATSPDAIICADYEGRVTFWNAAAERLLGYSAAEIGGQTIDRIAPERILERLRYLAASGESLMEGRTAELEMHRKDGTTVPVELSVSTWREAGRASFAAILRDVTERHENEMRLFRLAHLDTLTQLPNRMLFQSRIEQVLQTEESACVMLVDLDGFKDVNDSLGHSAGDAVLIDVAQRLLSSVRPNDTVARMGGDEFAILIPGMGDPFRASEIADAAIESVSQLVTIEGQPIHIGASVGIAIFPAHGSRGDELLSNADLALYQAKAEGRHCRRFFTPALRRAASLRHAYQGELRRAYQEGEFELFYQPQVRLSDRTLVGAESLLRWRHPVKGIIAPGAFLPALETSPLAAQIGDWAIRTACKQAAEWRANGAASFRVGVNLFGGQFRANDLARKVRAALADAELPPSALELEITENIILRHDDEMIGPLRELRADGVGIAFDDYGTGYASLSMLKRYPLNRLKVDQSFVRGMCESPTDAAIVRAILYLGRSFGCEVIAEGVETEEQLARLRKKGCEEGQGYLFGRPMTAKEFGTRFGFRGATLARPRRNAG; this comes from the coding sequence ATGTCCCTACATCCCGATGAAGAGCGCCGTCTTGCGGCGCTCGACGAATATGGCATCAACGAAGCGCTGGCCGAGCCGGGGTTCGAACGCCTCGTGCAGCTCGCGGCGAACGTCTTCGAAGTGCCGATCGCGCTCGTCTCCCTCGTGGAGGCGGAGCGGCAGTTCTTCGCGGCGCGGATCGGTCTGGACGTCTGCGAGACCTCGCGCGACGTCTCGTTTTGCGCCCACGCCATTCGCGGCGACGACATCATGGTCGTGCCGGACGCGACCCAGGACGACCGCTTCCGCGAGAACCCGCTGGTCACCGGCGCGCCGCATATCCGTTTCTACGCCGGCGCGCCGTTGCGGACGCCCTCGGGCGAAAAGATCGGCACGCTCTGCATCATCGACACCAAGCCGCACGCGGCCTTCAGCGACGCGGAGCACCGCAATCTGGGCGACCTCGCGGCGCTCGTGCTGGACAAGCTCGAAATGCGCCGGCTGGAGCTGGCGCGGCGCGAGAGCCAGAACCGCTTCGAGAACATCGCCGCCACCTCGCCCGACGCCATCATCTGCGCCGATTACGAGGGCCGCGTGACCTTCTGGAACGCGGCGGCGGAACGGCTTCTCGGCTATTCCGCCGCCGAGATCGGCGGACAGACGATCGATCGGATCGCGCCGGAGCGGATCCTGGAACGGCTGCGCTATCTGGCGGCGAGCGGCGAGTCGCTCATGGAAGGGCGCACCGCCGAGCTCGAGATGCATCGCAAGGACGGCACGACGGTCCCCGTCGAGCTCTCCGTGTCGACCTGGCGCGAGGCGGGGCGCGCGAGCTTCGCAGCGATCCTGCGCGACGTCACCGAGCGCCACGAGAACGAGATGCGGCTGTTCCGCCTGGCGCATCTGGATACGCTGACGCAATTGCCGAACCGCATGCTGTTCCAGAGCCGCATCGAGCAGGTGCTGCAGACCGAGGAATCGGCCTGCGTCATGCTCGTCGATCTCGACGGCTTCAAGGACGTCAATGACAGCCTGGGCCATTCGGCCGGCGACGCGGTGCTGATCGACGTCGCCCAGCGGCTGTTGTCGAGCGTGCGTCCCAACGACACCGTCGCCCGCATGGGCGGCGACGAATTCGCCATCCTCATTCCCGGCATGGGCGATCCCTTCCGCGCCTCCGAGATCGCCGACGCGGCGATCGAAAGCGTTTCGCAGCTCGTGACGATCGAGGGCCAGCCGATCCATATCGGCGCGAGCGTCGGCATCGCGATCTTCCCCGCGCACGGCTCGCGCGGCGACGAACTTCTGTCCAACGCCGATCTGGCGCTCTACCAGGCCAAGGCCGAGGGCCGCCATTGCCGGCGCTTCTTCACGCCGGCGCTGCGCCGCGCGGCGTCCCTGCGCCACGCCTATCAGGGTGAGCTCCGCCGCGCCTATCAGGAGGGCGAGTTCGAGCTGTTCTACCAGCCGCAGGTCCGCCTTTCCGACCGGACGCTGGTCGGCGCCGAGTCGCTGCTGCGCTGGCGCCATCCGGTGAAGGGGATCATCGCGCCGGGCGCCTTTCTTCCGGCGCTGGAAACGAGCCCGCTGGCCGCGCAGATCGGCGATTGGGCCATCCGCACGGCGTGCAAGCAGGCCGCCGAGTGGCGCGCCAACGGCGCCGCGTCGTTCCGCGTCGGCGTCAACCTTTTCGGGGGGCAGTTCCGCGCCAACGACCTGGCCCGCAAGGTGCGCGCCGCCCTGGCCGATGCCGAGCTGCCGCCGTCCGCGCTGGAACTGGAGATCACCGAGAACATCATCCTGCGCCATGACGACGAGATGATCGGGCCCTTGCGCGAACTCCGCGCCGACGGCGTTGGCATCGCCTTCGACGACTACGGCACCGGATACGCCTCGCTCAGCATGCTCAAGCGCTATCCTCTGAACCGGCTCAAGGTCGATCAGAGTTTCGTGCGGGGAATGTGCGAATCGCCGACCGATGCCGCCATCGTGCGCGCCATTCTCTATCTCGGGCGCAGTTTCGGATGCGAGGTGATCGCCGAAGGCGTCGAGACCGAGGAACAGCTCGCGCGGCTGCGCAAGAAAGGTTGCGAGGAAGGGCAGGGCTATTTGTTCGGCCGCCCGATGACGGCGAAGGAATTCGGCACGCGCTTTGGCTTTCGCGGCGCGACGCTGGCCAGGCCCCGCCGCAACGCCGGATAG
- a CDS encoding spore coat U domain-containing protein, with amino-acid sequence MAAAAALLAGGTAQSQAATSTTTFNVTATVLSGCLVTATDLIFGNYSSVSATPTDTTSTVTATCTAGVTYTISPDVGTGTGATEAARSMTGIVTGGALNYLMYTNPGHTTLWGDGTLATATVGGTTLLVPQSYTVYGRIPALQHPGAGLYADLITVTLSY; translated from the coding sequence ATGGCGGCCGCGGCCGCGCTTCTGGCCGGCGGCACCGCGCAAAGCCAGGCGGCGACGTCGACGACGACCTTCAACGTGACGGCGACGGTCCTATCGGGCTGCCTCGTCACGGCGACCGATCTGATTTTCGGCAATTATTCGAGCGTCAGCGCGACGCCAACCGACACCACCAGCACCGTGACGGCGACCTGCACGGCGGGCGTCACCTACACGATCTCGCCGGACGTCGGCACCGGGACGGGCGCGACCGAAGCCGCGCGTTCGATGACCGGCATCGTCACCGGCGGCGCGCTCAACTATCTGATGTACACCAATCCCGGCCACACGACGCTGTGGGGCGACGGCACGCTGGCGACGGCCACGGTCGGCGGCACCACGCTGCTCGTGCCGCAGAGCTACACCGTCTACGGACGAATTCCGGCGCTCCAGCATCCCGGGGCCGGCCTCTATGCCGATCTCATCACCGTCACGTTGAGCTATTGA
- a CDS encoding fimbria/pilus periplasmic chaperone yields the protein MRAPKLVWVGAALAAGALAAAPAAAGSFEIAPTTIDLPSGGDRAVFYITNRGTEPVAVQIQGLDWRQTGGGEQLGASDMLTVSPPVMRLLPERRQTVRLLIRRGATAGEQNYRLLVSELPDPQSQASQRVRVLLQLSVPVFVAAAAPAPPHLAWSATRRPGGVALTARNGGARHAKLVDMFLVTSAGAKVAVAPNVISYVLAGASRRWVVALPVPRPGETLRIEGRDDSDNAAVRAPVAIAP from the coding sequence ATGCGCGCTCCGAAACTGGTTTGGGTCGGGGCGGCGCTGGCGGCGGGGGCGCTGGCGGCCGCGCCGGCGGCGGCCGGCTCGTTCGAAATCGCGCCGACCACGATCGATCTTCCGTCCGGGGGCGACAGGGCGGTCTTCTACATCACCAACCGCGGCACCGAGCCGGTCGCCGTCCAGATTCAGGGACTGGACTGGCGCCAGACGGGTGGGGGCGAACAGCTCGGCGCGAGCGACATGCTGACCGTAAGCCCGCCGGTGATGCGCCTTCTTCCCGAGCGGCGCCAGACCGTGCGCCTCCTGATCCGGCGGGGCGCCACGGCCGGGGAACAGAACTACCGTCTCCTCGTCAGCGAGCTTCCCGATCCGCAATCGCAGGCGTCGCAGCGCGTCCGGGTGCTGCTGCAATTGAGCGTTCCGGTGTTCGTGGCGGCCGCCGCGCCGGCCCCGCCCCATCTGGCCTGGAGCGCGACACGCCGTCCGGGCGGCGTCGCGCTCACGGCGCGCAATGGCGGCGCGCGCCACGCAAAGCTCGTGGACATGTTCCTCGTCACCTCCGCCGGCGCGAAAGTCGCGGTCGCGCCGAACGTGATTTCCTACGTCCTCGCCGGCGCCTCGCGGCGCTGGGTGGTGGCGTTGCCGGTCCCCAGGCCCGGCGAAACCTTGCGCATCGAAGGCCGCGACGACAGCGACAATGCGGCGGTCCGCGCGCCGGTCGCCATCGCTCCGTGA
- a CDS encoding fimbria/pilus outer membrane usher protein yields MNLALAGLAVLATAFGLSCGAAAAKKDAERLLLEIWVNGHASPVLAKVIDRDGAIFVDAADLAASGIKIAPAEVDADGLVALAPLGGLRAELVGQEQKLQLTADKDRLVPQTFDLSPPATPKAATAGTGFIGTYDLAATVDDFGHVGNTASFGAALGGTLFTPLGTLTSSGFTQSQPGGTQVTRLDTTAEFDEPDSMRRWSFGDAISGGLDWSRPVRFAGLQVAIDFDLRPDLATFPLPSFFGQTAVPATVDVFVNAARVFETGIAPGPFEIDNLPIVTGSGEASITVHDVLGRETTAVLPFFATAALLRPGLSSYDLDIGFLRRDYGIRSFGYSDAALAGTYRVGVTSGLTLEAHGEATMDVQLAGGGAAFSLGHYGAMRIAAAASSSAGGRRTGMLYSASLDTQSYPVGFFGSVSATSGHYEDMATIGGAAPPRLQLQLGANLGLARAGSLAVSWIEIRRDGRDATRLASASYTVSFADGWYLGTTGFYDCVNRTWTAEAFLSIALGDSLLADATAHVGSHANEEEVSLIQSVNPDGGFGYRVSAATGDSNIAQAEATWIEPHGSLDAAIASTDGRVAGRLLASGAVVAMDGGLYATQVPNGAVALVHAGAPDVRVFRENRQVATADSDGDALITGLVPYTENRISIDPRDYGFSTIIDTTDKIVVPRRMSGVIVDLAPTSRDPAIVVLTLADGEPPPPGSRATLDDGGEPLVVGRGGEVFIADFPHAVRGTVEYGAQTCRFEISPPAAPSRDAIPRLGPVLCATGGGI; encoded by the coding sequence GTGAACCTCGCGCTTGCCGGCCTTGCGGTCCTGGCGACGGCGTTCGGTTTGTCGTGCGGCGCGGCGGCGGCGAAGAAGGACGCGGAGCGCTTGCTTCTGGAGATATGGGTCAACGGCCATGCCAGTCCCGTGCTCGCCAAGGTGATCGACAGGGACGGCGCGATTTTCGTCGATGCCGCCGATCTCGCCGCGTCCGGCATCAAGATCGCGCCGGCCGAGGTGGACGCGGACGGCCTCGTCGCCCTGGCGCCGCTCGGCGGCCTGCGCGCCGAACTCGTCGGCCAGGAACAGAAACTCCAGCTCACCGCGGACAAGGACCGTCTCGTGCCGCAGACCTTCGATCTGTCGCCGCCGGCGACGCCCAAGGCGGCGACCGCCGGCACGGGATTCATCGGCACCTACGACCTGGCCGCCACGGTCGACGATTTCGGCCATGTCGGGAACACGGCGAGCTTCGGCGCGGCGCTGGGCGGCACGCTCTTCACGCCGCTGGGAACGCTGACGTCGAGCGGTTTCACGCAAAGCCAGCCGGGCGGCACGCAGGTCACGCGGCTGGACACGACCGCCGAATTCGACGAGCCGGATTCGATGCGGCGCTGGTCGTTCGGCGACGCGATTTCCGGCGGCCTCGACTGGTCGCGCCCGGTGCGCTTCGCCGGCCTTCAGGTCGCGATCGATTTCGATCTGCGGCCCGATCTCGCCACCTTTCCGTTGCCCAGTTTCTTCGGTCAGACGGCGGTTCCCGCGACCGTGGACGTCTTCGTCAACGCGGCGCGGGTGTTCGAGACCGGAATCGCGCCGGGCCCCTTCGAAATCGACAATCTTCCCATCGTCACCGGCAGCGGCGAGGCGAGCATCACGGTCCACGACGTGCTGGGACGCGAGACGACGGCGGTGCTGCCGTTCTTCGCAACCGCCGCGTTGCTCCGCCCGGGGCTGTCGTCCTACGATCTCGACATCGGATTCCTCCGCCGCGATTACGGGATACGAAGCTTCGGCTACAGCGACGCGGCGCTGGCCGGAACCTACCGCGTCGGCGTCACCAGCGGGCTCACGCTCGAAGCGCATGGCGAGGCCACGATGGACGTGCAGCTCGCCGGCGGCGGCGCGGCGTTCTCGCTCGGACATTACGGCGCGATGCGGATCGCCGCGGCGGCGAGCAGTAGCGCCGGCGGCCGCCGCACTGGGATGCTCTATTCGGCCTCGCTCGACACGCAATCCTATCCCGTCGGGTTCTTCGGCTCGGTCAGCGCGACATCGGGCCATTACGAGGACATGGCGACCATCGGCGGCGCCGCGCCGCCCAGGCTGCAGCTTCAGCTTGGCGCCAATCTCGGCCTGGCCCGCGCCGGCTCGCTGGCGGTCTCGTGGATCGAGATCCGGCGCGACGGCCGCGACGCGACGCGGCTCGCCTCGGCATCCTATACGGTGTCGTTCGCCGACGGCTGGTATCTCGGCACGACGGGCTTCTACGACTGCGTCAACCGCACATGGACGGCCGAAGCGTTTCTCAGCATCGCGCTGGGCGACAGCCTGCTCGCGGACGCCACGGCGCATGTCGGAAGCCATGCCAACGAGGAAGAAGTCAGCCTCATCCAATCGGTCAACCCGGACGGCGGCTTCGGCTACCGCGTCTCCGCGGCGACCGGCGACAGCAACATCGCGCAAGCCGAAGCGACCTGGATCGAGCCGCATGGCAGTCTCGACGCCGCCATCGCCTCGACCGACGGCCGCGTCGCGGGGCGGCTCCTCGCCTCGGGCGCGGTTGTCGCGATGGACGGCGGGCTGTACGCCACGCAGGTGCCGAACGGCGCCGTCGCGCTGGTGCATGCGGGCGCGCCGGACGTCCGCGTCTTCCGCGAGAACCGCCAGGTCGCGACGGCCGATTCGGATGGCGACGCGCTCATCACGGGGCTGGTGCCCTATACCGAGAACCGGATTTCCATCGACCCGCGCGACTATGGGTTTTCGACCATCATCGACACGACCGACAAAATCGTCGTGCCGCGCCGCATGAGCGGGGTGATCGTCGACCTGGCGCCGACCTCGCGCGATCCCGCGATCGTCGTTCTCACCCTGGCGGACGGCGAGCCGCCGCCGCCCGGCTCGCGCGCCACGCTGGACGACGGCGGCGAACCGCTCGTCGTGGGACGCGGCGGCGAGGTCTTCATCGCCGATTTTCCCCACGCCGTGCGGGGCACGGTCGAATACGGCGCGCAAACCTGCCGTTTCGAAATATCGCCGCCCGCCGCGCCCTCGCGGGACGCGATCCCCCGGCTCGGGCCGGTCCTTTGCGCGACGGGGGGCGGGATATGA
- a CDS encoding spore coat protein U domain-containing protein, with protein MLLAATAPQRASAGACGVALNPVLVLASGVSFGLYSPGAATAATSSGTITVTCTVVLGSTLPSFSVALSAGTNGTFAQRKMAFGTARLNYNLYTSPALTTIWGDGTTPTMTQSYAASGGLALTTFTVYGSVPTHQFSALGLFGDGITVTVTY; from the coding sequence GTGCTTCTCGCCGCGACGGCGCCGCAGCGGGCGTCCGCCGGGGCCTGCGGCGTCGCGCTCAATCCGGTCCTGGTGTTGGCCAGCGGGGTGTCCTTCGGCCTGTATTCGCCAGGCGCCGCCACGGCCGCGACCTCCAGCGGCACTATCACCGTGACCTGCACGGTCGTGCTCGGCTCGACCTTGCCGAGCTTCTCGGTCGCGCTGTCGGCCGGCACGAACGGCACTTTCGCCCAAAGGAAGATGGCCTTCGGAACCGCGCGCCTGAATTACAATCTCTATACCAGCCCAGCCCTGACCACGATCTGGGGCGACGGCACGACCCCGACGATGACGCAGTCCTACGCCGCGAGCGGCGGGCTCGCCCTGACGACATTCACGGTCTATGGCAGCGTTCCGACTCATCAGTTCTCGGCGCTCGGCCTTTTTGGCGACGGCATCACGGTGACGGTGACCTATTGA
- a CDS encoding lasso peptide biosynthesis B2 protein has product MRRIWFRLREVAAASAGKRLLLCETLVALSAASLAIRLLPFRTVMSMAERAASGPAPASTPRQAACARVRWSVATCARHLPWRPLCFPQGLAAQWMLHRRRVPSVLFYGAAPDAAKGLAAHVWVCDRDVPVVGGRAAEGMAVLARFPAGRSGRAAFS; this is encoded by the coding sequence GTGAGACGGATCTGGTTCCGGCTTCGCGAAGTCGCGGCGGCGAGCGCGGGCAAAAGGCTGCTGCTCTGCGAGACGCTGGTCGCGCTGTCGGCGGCGAGCCTGGCGATCCGGCTCCTGCCCTTCCGGACGGTCATGTCCATGGCGGAGCGCGCCGCATCCGGTCCCGCGCCTGCGTCCACGCCGCGGCAAGCGGCCTGCGCGCGCGTGCGCTGGTCGGTGGCTACCTGCGCCCGCCACCTTCCCTGGCGTCCGCTGTGTTTTCCGCAAGGGCTGGCGGCGCAGTGGATGCTGCACCGCCGCCGCGTCCCGTCGGTTCTTTTCTATGGCGCCGCGCCCGACGCCGCGAAAGGCCTCGCGGCGCATGTGTGGGTGTGCGATCGCGATGTGCCGGTCGTCGGGGGAAGGGCCGCGGAAGGCATGGCCGTCCTGGCGAGATTTCCGGCCGGCCGATCGGGCCGCGCGGCATTCTCTTGA
- a CDS encoding PqqD family peptide modification chaperone: protein MTRASPGMGNDAPLTPASFVVRSNNLVQAEVNGEIVALHIEKGVCYGLNKVGSRVWELAALPVHVCDICSTLSKEYDVAPDTCESDVIALLEGLRAEGLIDALPANEPSGP, encoded by the coding sequence TTGACCCGCGCCTCTCCGGGGATGGGAAACGACGCGCCGCTGACGCCGGCGTCTTTCGTGGTGCGCAGCAACAACCTGGTGCAAGCGGAGGTCAACGGCGAGATCGTCGCCCTGCACATCGAAAAAGGGGTTTGCTACGGGCTGAACAAGGTGGGCTCGCGCGTGTGGGAGCTGGCGGCCCTGCCGGTACATGTCTGCGACATCTGCTCGACCCTTTCGAAGGAATACGACGTCGCGCCGGACACCTGCGAGAGCGACGTCATCGCTTTGCTCGAAGGCTTGCGCGCGGAAGGCCTGATCGACGCGCTTCCCGCGAATGAACCGTCCGGCCCCTAG
- a CDS encoding asparagine synthase-related protein, whose amino-acid sequence MTAIAGVWRLGGRSDAAPACARMLAAQKIYGPDRADQWDDGFIAVGRALFRLLPEDVHDTQPLVGSAGNLVLVADIRLDNRDDLIAALGLSQPSARRLCDAAILLAAFERWDAGCLDRIVGDFAFAVWDLRRRRLVLARDPLGQRPLHYHRAAGLFAFATMPKGLHALAEIPRAPDEDRVAEFVVLLPESGSPSYFAGIERVEPGHVVTVDAKGLASRRYWEPSRPIASFKTAGDYEEGLRHYVDLAMRSRLRGVSGTVATHLSAGLDSSIVTATAARQMALSGGRVVAFTAVPRNGHVAAPSESRIGDEGPLAASTAALHPNIDHVAISGDPAALLAELDRYFFLFEQPVRDLPNGAWICAINDAIRRRKIAILLPAYMGNLTLSYNGFERLAQEVGRGRWLSWYRECAAVIRSGHMSRLGALAASFGPQLPAPLWLWLKRVIAHRDLDVRSYTGIHPERLVELDLAGRARSRDLDFAYRPRKDGFATRLWALRRVDMGNVNKGTLAGWGIDQRDPTTDRRLVEFCLGVPAEQFLSNGVTRALARRAFADRVPDAVLNERRRGRQGADWHEGVNAARVPIAAEIARLGDCAAAVRTLDLARLHGLAADWPRDGWERDSTELSYRIVLLRALAVGHFLRKAGGGNM is encoded by the coding sequence ATGACCGCCATCGCCGGCGTGTGGCGTCTCGGCGGCCGGTCGGATGCGGCGCCCGCCTGCGCCCGCATGCTGGCGGCGCAGAAGATCTACGGACCCGACAGGGCGGATCAATGGGACGACGGCTTCATCGCCGTCGGCCGGGCGCTGTTTCGCCTGCTGCCCGAAGACGTTCACGACACGCAGCCGCTGGTCGGTTCTGCCGGCAATCTCGTCCTGGTGGCCGACATCCGGCTGGATAACCGCGACGACCTCATCGCCGCGCTCGGTCTGTCCCAGCCATCCGCGCGCAGGCTCTGCGACGCGGCGATCCTGCTGGCGGCCTTCGAGCGCTGGGATGCGGGCTGCCTCGACCGCATCGTTGGCGACTTCGCCTTCGCGGTCTGGGATCTGCGGCGCCGCCGCCTGGTGCTCGCGCGCGATCCGTTGGGCCAGCGGCCGCTGCACTATCATCGCGCCGCCGGCCTGTTCGCCTTTGCGACCATGCCCAAGGGGCTGCACGCGCTGGCCGAGATCCCGCGCGCGCCGGACGAGGACCGTGTCGCGGAATTCGTCGTCCTGCTGCCGGAATCCGGCTCGCCGTCCTATTTCGCCGGAATCGAACGCGTCGAGCCCGGCCACGTCGTGACGGTCGACGCCAAGGGCCTTGCGAGCCGCCGCTATTGGGAACCGTCGCGGCCGATCGCGTCCTTCAAGACGGCAGGCGATTATGAGGAGGGGCTGCGCCATTACGTCGATCTGGCGATGCGGTCGCGCCTGCGCGGCGTGTCCGGCACGGTCGCCACCCATCTGAGCGCGGGGCTCGACAGCTCCATCGTCACCGCGACGGCCGCCCGGCAGATGGCGCTGTCGGGTGGGCGCGTCGTGGCCTTCACCGCGGTCCCGCGGAACGGCCACGTGGCCGCGCCAAGCGAGAGTCGCATCGGCGACGAGGGCCCGCTCGCGGCGTCGACGGCGGCGCTCCATCCGAACATCGACCATGTCGCGATCAGCGGCGACCCGGCCGCGCTGCTCGCGGAACTCGACCGCTATTTCTTCCTGTTCGAACAGCCGGTCCGCGATCTGCCCAATGGCGCCTGGATCTGCGCCATCAACGACGCGATCCGCCGGCGCAAGATCGCGATATTGCTGCCGGCCTATATGGGAAACCTGACGCTCAGCTACAACGGCTTCGAGCGCCTGGCGCAGGAGGTCGGGCGCGGACGCTGGCTTAGCTGGTATCGCGAATGCGCCGCGGTAATCCGCAGCGGCCATATGAGTCGGCTGGGCGCGCTCGCCGCCAGCTTCGGCCCGCAATTGCCGGCGCCCCTGTGGCTCTGGCTGAAGCGGGTCATCGCGCACCGCGATCTCGATGTGCGGTCCTATACCGGCATCCATCCCGAGCGGCTCGTGGAGCTCGACCTGGCGGGCCGGGCGCGGTCGCGCGATCTCGACTTCGCCTATCGGCCGCGCAAGGACGGCTTTGCGACGCGGCTTTGGGCGCTGCGTCGCGTCGACATGGGAAACGTCAACAAGGGCACGCTGGCCGGCTGGGGCATCGACCAGCGCGATCCGACGACCGACCGGCGGCTGGTGGAGTTCTGCCTGGGCGTGCCGGCGGAGCAGTTCCTTTCGAACGGCGTCACGCGCGCGCTCGCGCGCCGGGCCTTTGCGGATCGCGTTCCCGACGCCGTCCTGAACGAGCGGCGCCGCGGCCGCCAGGGCGCCGACTGGCATGAAGGCGTCAACGCGGCGCGAGTCCCGATCGCGGCAGAAATCGCGCGGCTCGGCGATTGCGCCGCCGCGGTCCGGACGCTCGATCTGGCGCGCCTGCACGGATTGGCCGCCGACTGGCCGCGCGACGGATGGGAGCGGGATTCCACCGAACTGTCCTATCGCATCGTGCTGTTGCGTGCCTTGGCCGTCGGACATTTCCTGCGCAAGGCCGGCGGCGGCAATATGTGA